The DNA segment GAAGGCCTGGGTCATAGTTATGGTGATGCCATCGATCACCGCGGTGGCACCAATGTTCATCCCCATTCCGAAGTTGACCACATTGTCTGCCGAGAGCCCCAACTCAGATATCATCCTTCCTGCTGTTTCCGGTTGAGCTATGAGTGTTCCCCCGGTCTTCTTGACAATTTCTACCGCGTTTCCCAGGTGGTCAAAGTGATCATGGGTGACCAGAACCATGTCTGCCGCTTTAATATCGTCAAGTCTGATGGGGCATAGAGGATTTTCTGTAATGAATGGGTCGATATAAATAATCTTGTCCCGAACTGAGGTAACCACAAAATTGGCATGTCCGAGCCATTGGATAGATCTAGCCATTTTCACCACTCCATATTACCGCTCAAAATTATGAGGCAACCCGGCTAGGGCTACCCGTACTGCTCGCGGAGGGTCCGCTTCAAGATCTTTCCCGTGCTGGTGCGGGGCAGCATATCGACAAAGACCACAGAGCGTGGTCTCTTGAAGCTGGCTAGCCGCTCGCGGCAGAACTC comes from the Dehalococcoidia bacterium genome and includes:
- a CDS encoding metal-dependent hydrolase — encoded protein: MARSIQWLGHANFVVTSVRDKIIYIDPFITENPLCPIRLDDIKAADMVLVTHDHFDHLGNAVEIVKKTGGTLIAQPETAGRMISELGLSADNVVNFGMGMNIGATAVIDGITITMTQAFHSSQTASNTGFIIKLEDGYTIYHAGDTGIFSTMKILGELYPIDLALLPIGNAFTMDPIQAARALTLLNPKKAIPMHYRTFPVLEQSADRFVALAKNEAPGVEIVVLEPGQTVVL